A single region of the Cyanobacteria bacterium FACHB-DQ100 genome encodes:
- a CDS encoding universal stress protein, translating to MIEKILLADSGTGRSEDMLKALMAIPSIQRAMVTVLHVVPPQTSADAMTEKWEEGGKVLAQAVQSLKLEPNHVSAMLRQGDPKTEVLKAADEVNADLIIMGSRGLKRLVSILENSVSQYVFQLSSRPMLLVKDDIYVRAINRIAVAIDKSEASKQCLSLALSLLRDIKGGQLTLIHIDSNPKASEKTGAEAEKDSVFAEAIAQAKQYGVSYRAVTAVGKAGQAICRVADETKADLLMLGSPDRRPSVAKGLPDLDRLLGTSLSDYVRVYANCPVLLTRTVS from the coding sequence ATGATAGAAAAAATTTTATTAGCGGATTCGGGTACAGGACGTTCCGAGGATATGCTGAAAGCGCTGATGGCGATTCCGTCGATCCAGCGAGCCATGGTAACAGTGCTGCACGTCGTTCCCCCGCAAACTAGCGCAGACGCGATGACTGAAAAGTGGGAAGAAGGCGGAAAAGTGCTGGCACAGGCGGTACAGTCGCTTAAACTAGAGCCGAATCACGTTTCGGCAATGCTGCGGCAGGGCGATCCCAAAACGGAAGTGCTAAAAGCTGCCGACGAAGTGAATGCAGACTTGATCATCATGGGATCGCGAGGACTCAAGCGACTGGTTTCGATCCTAGAAAATTCTGTCAGTCAGTATGTGTTTCAGCTTTCGTCACGTCCGATGCTGCTGGTCAAAGATGACATCTACGTGCGGGCAATCAATCGGATTGCAGTGGCGATCGACAAGTCCGAAGCCTCAAAGCAATGTCTCTCTTTAGCACTCTCTCTACTGCGGGATATCAAAGGCGGACAGTTGACGCTCATCCACATCGACTCTAATCCCAAAGCCAGTGAAAAAACCGGAGCCGAAGCCGAGAAAGATTCGGTTTTTGCAGAAGCGATCGCTCAAGCGAAACAGTACGGAGTGAGCTATCGCGCAGTTACAGCAGTCGGTAAGGCAGGTCAAGCGATTTGCCGTGTCGCTGATGAAACAAAAGCAGATTTATTGATGCTCGGATCACCCGATCGCAGACCTTCGGTTGCCAAAGGACTGCCAGATCTCGATCGCCTGTTGGGAACATCGCTATCCGATTATGTGCGAGTGTATGCAAACTGTCCGGTGCTGTTAACGCGAACCGTTAGCTAA
- a CDS encoding pseudouridine synthase codes for MPNRYLLFYKPYNVLSQFTDDSPPSEPRLTLKDFIPVPDVYPVGRLDQDSEGLMLLTNNGQLQHRLSDPKFHHTKTYWVQVENIPTERAIAQLRQGVTIQNYRTRPATVDRLDEPDLPPRDPPIRFRKNIPTAWLEITLTEGKNRQVRRMTAAVGFPTLRLIRVAIAQLCLSDLSPGQWRDLTPEELELLRTH; via the coding sequence ATGCCCAATCGCTATCTCCTGTTCTACAAACCGTACAACGTCCTGAGCCAGTTTACAGACGACTCGCCCCCTTCAGAACCGCGACTCACCCTCAAAGACTTTATTCCGGTTCCCGATGTTTATCCAGTCGGGCGGCTCGATCAAGATAGCGAAGGCTTGATGCTGCTGACAAACAATGGACAACTCCAACATCGGCTCAGCGACCCAAAATTCCACCACACCAAAACCTACTGGGTACAAGTTGAAAACATTCCCACGGAGCGCGCGATCGCTCAACTGCGTCAAGGCGTGACGATCCAGAACTATCGCACTCGTCCGGCGACCGTCGATCGTCTCGATGAACCCGATCTACCCCCCCGCGATCCACCCATTCGATTTCGCAAAAACATTCCAACCGCTTGGCTCGAAATCACGCTAACCGAAGGAAAAAATCGTCAAGTTCGGCGCATGACCGCAGCCGTGGGATTTCCCACTCTCAGATTGATTCGAGTTGCGATCGCCCAGCTCTGCCTCAGCGATTTATCTCCGGGACAATGGCGCGACTTAACCCCTGAAGAACTGGAGTTACTTCGTACCCACTAA
- the cobN gene encoding cobaltochelatase subunit CobN — MHRIAATPGGWTPDLEGVVFIEQAPAPIVVITAADTDIQTLSSAITQLPSGFPEVRGVNLLQLQQQLTIDTYAEEVLEAAKVIVLRIIGGRSYWSYGLEVVRETAENSGATLIVLPGDDRPDLDLMSHSTVPFAQVERVWRYFNEGGAENYRNALQFLAKTYLGVEAEFADPQVVPRVGLYRTGEQCSYRSGKRCSDRKVGILFYRAHYLSSNTAVIDDLCAALCDRDLCPVPVFVSSLRDPDVQSELLTYFQPKDRSSIDILLNTTSFSLGSAIPFGMTAAADAPELWQTLDIPVLQVILSGGTVEQWQAQLRGLSPRDTAINVALPEVDGRIISRAISFKAVQARHPELQTEVVTYQAVHDRVEFVADLTRNWVELRRSEKRDRKVALILANYPTRDGRLANGVGLDTPASCIEILKALQREGYTVDNIPENGDELVLQLTRGVTNDPEARELRNVNQSLSLSEYQTYFSTLPPSVQESIVDRWSSAAESFAIPGIQFGNVFVGIQPARGYDLDPSLNYHAPDLEPTHQYLAFYYWVRETFGAQAIVHVGKHGNLEWLPGKSVALSENCFPEIAIGALPHFYPFIVNDPGEGSQAKRRAQAVILDHLTPPMTRAELYGGLQKLEALIDEYYEAQNLDPSRLNVVRDRIIDLVEQDNLKSELPSDADSILDLITDTDRYLCELKEAQIRDGLHIFGKCPEGRQLRDLIVAIARHPQPDRVGLTRAIAEDWGLDFDPLTADPAERLDESLEVIRCDEESGKPPKSPILGDFEIEEVFQLQGNSRTSKSPTRGGFRGQNSPNRSAKFRTVGDAIAAIETEAANLIDRLLQQDIPQDRAYTAELNWIRSFLLPALQNTHQEIDFLLHGLNGGYVPAAPSGAPTRGRPEVLPTGRNFYSVDIRSIPTESAWQVGRKAAEAIVERYTQENGEYPRTIGLSIWGTSTMRTGGDDLAEALALLGVQPVWDGISRRVVDFEILPLSVLSRPRVDVTLRISGFFRDAFPNLIDLFDQAVSAIAQLDEPPDQNPLAAQVKQESEVWQASGLSAELADRRSRHRIFGSKPGAYGAGLQGLIESQNWETDGDLARAYINWSSYAYSSSGVAQSAPEAFQNRLNQMQIVLQNQDNQEHDLLDSDDYYQFQGGLTAAVRSTQGKNPTTYFGDHSLPENPKIRSLKQQIARVYRSRVINPKWIAGAMRHGYKGAFELAATIDFLFAYDATAQCVEDYMYQGVAEAYLFDSTVQNFIQSKNPWALRDMAERLLEANQRGFWQQANEKTLEQLREIVLEAEGVIEGQIS; from the coding sequence ATGCACCGAATCGCTGCGACTCCTGGAGGTTGGACTCCTGATCTCGAAGGCGTTGTCTTTATCGAGCAAGCTCCTGCCCCGATCGTGGTGATCACGGCAGCAGATACCGATATTCAAACGCTCTCCAGCGCGATTACTCAATTGCCCTCCGGATTTCCCGAAGTGCGGGGTGTGAATTTGCTTCAGCTTCAGCAGCAATTGACGATCGATACCTATGCAGAAGAGGTGTTAGAAGCAGCAAAGGTGATTGTGCTGCGGATTATTGGGGGGCGGTCGTATTGGTCGTATGGGTTGGAAGTCGTGCGCGAAACGGCAGAAAATTCGGGGGCGACTTTGATTGTGCTGCCAGGGGACGATCGACCGGATTTAGATTTGATGAGCCATTCAACGGTTCCGTTTGCTCAGGTTGAGCGAGTTTGGCGCTATTTCAACGAAGGTGGAGCCGAGAACTATCGCAATGCGCTTCAGTTTTTAGCGAAGACTTATTTGGGCGTTGAGGCTGAGTTCGCTGATCCACAGGTTGTGCCACGTGTGGGATTGTATCGAACAGGTGAGCAGTGTAGCTATCGATCGGGTAAACGTTGCAGCGATCGCAAAGTTGGAATTTTATTTTATCGCGCTCATTATCTTTCGAGTAATACTGCGGTGATCGATGACCTGTGTGCAGCGTTATGCGATCGTGATTTATGTCCCGTTCCCGTTTTTGTTTCTTCGCTGCGTGATCCGGATGTTCAAAGTGAATTGCTGACTTATTTTCAACCGAAGGATCGATCGAGTATTGATATTCTGCTGAATACCACAAGCTTCTCGCTGGGTTCTGCGATTCCGTTTGGAATGACTGCTGCTGCGGATGCACCTGAACTCTGGCAAACGTTAGATATTCCGGTGCTGCAAGTGATTTTAAGCGGTGGCACAGTGGAACAATGGCAGGCACAACTGCGGGGACTTTCGCCGCGAGATACTGCAATTAATGTGGCATTGCCGGAAGTGGATGGACGGATTATTAGTCGAGCAATTTCGTTTAAGGCGGTGCAAGCAAGACATCCGGAGTTGCAAACGGAAGTTGTAACTTATCAGGCGGTACACGATCGCGTCGAATTCGTTGCGGATTTAACTCGAAATTGGGTCGAACTGCGGCGGAGTGAGAAGCGCGATCGTAAAGTTGCGCTGATTTTAGCGAATTACCCAACTCGCGATGGTCGCCTAGCCAATGGTGTTGGTTTGGATACACCTGCAAGCTGTATTGAAATTCTCAAAGCGCTACAACGCGAAGGATATACGGTTGATAATATTCCTGAGAATGGAGATGAATTAGTTCTGCAATTAACGAGAGGTGTGACCAATGATCCAGAGGCGAGAGAATTACGCAATGTGAATCAGTCGCTATCGTTATCGGAATATCAAACCTATTTTTCAACATTACCGCCATCGGTTCAAGAATCGATCGTCGATCGCTGGAGTTCAGCCGCAGAATCGTTTGCGATTCCTGGAATTCAGTTTGGTAATGTGTTCGTTGGAATTCAGCCTGCACGCGGATATGATCTTGATCCGTCTTTGAACTATCACGCTCCAGATTTAGAACCTACGCATCAATATTTAGCGTTTTACTACTGGGTGAGAGAAACCTTTGGCGCACAAGCGATCGTTCACGTTGGCAAACACGGAAATCTCGAATGGCTTCCGGGAAAAAGCGTGGCGCTTTCTGAGAATTGTTTTCCTGAGATTGCGATCGGCGCTTTACCGCATTTCTATCCGTTTATCGTCAATGATCCGGGTGAAGGCTCCCAAGCTAAACGTCGCGCCCAAGCGGTCATTCTCGATCACCTTACGCCACCGATGACTCGTGCAGAGCTTTATGGTGGCTTGCAGAAATTAGAGGCGCTGATCGATGAATATTACGAAGCGCAAAATCTTGATCCATCCCGGTTAAATGTGGTTCGCGATCGCATTATTGATCTGGTTGAACAAGATAATCTTAAATCTGAACTTCCTAGCGATGCGGATTCGATTCTCGATTTGATTACGGATACCGATCGCTATCTCTGCGAATTAAAAGAAGCACAGATTCGAGATGGATTACATATTTTCGGAAAATGTCCAGAAGGGCGGCAATTGAGAGATTTGATTGTGGCGATCGCACGTCATCCGCAGCCCGATCGAGTTGGGTTAACCCGCGCCATTGCTGAAGATTGGGGACTTGATTTTGATCCGTTAACGGCTGATCCGGCAGAGCGTTTAGACGAGTCGCTTGAAGTGATTCGCTGCGATGAGGAGTCCGGGAAGCCCCCTAAATCCCCCATTCTGGGGGACTTTGAGATCGAGGAGGTTTTCCAACTGCAAGGGAATTCACGCACTTCAAAGTCCCCCACTCGTGGGGGATTTAGGGGGCAGAACTCACCCAACCGAAGCGCAAAATTCCGAACCGTCGGAGACGCGATCGCCGCGATCGAAACCGAAGCCGCAAACTTAATCGATCGCCTACTCCAGCAAGACATCCCCCAAGACCGCGCCTACACCGCCGAACTCAACTGGATTCGATCCTTTTTGCTTCCAGCTTTGCAAAACACTCATCAAGAAATCGACTTCCTGCTGCATGGCTTAAATGGCGGTTACGTCCCCGCCGCACCATCAGGTGCACCCACACGCGGACGACCCGAAGTTCTACCTACCGGACGGAATTTCTACTCGGTTGATATCCGATCGATTCCCACCGAAAGCGCATGGCAAGTCGGACGTAAAGCCGCAGAAGCGATCGTCGAACGCTACACCCAGGAAAACGGCGAATATCCCCGCACGATCGGGCTTTCAATCTGGGGGACTTCGACGATGCGAACAGGCGGAGACGATTTAGCAGAAGCCTTAGCATTACTCGGAGTTCAACCTGTTTGGGATGGCATTTCTCGCCGCGTGGTTGATTTTGAAATTCTGCCGTTATCGGTGCTGAGTCGTCCGCGTGTCGATGTCACTTTGAGGATTTCAGGATTTTTCCGCGATGCGTTTCCGAATTTGATTGATTTATTTGATCAAGCAGTAAGTGCGATCGCTCAACTCGATGAACCCCCCGATCAAAATCCCTTAGCGGCTCAGGTCAAGCAAGAATCAGAAGTTTGGCAAGCATCCGGATTGAGTGCTGAACTTGCCGATCGTCGATCGCGCCATCGCATTTTCGGCTCAAAACCGGGTGCGTATGGGGCTGGACTCCAAGGATTGATTGAATCTCAGAATTGGGAAACCGATGGAGATCTCGCTCGCGCTTACATTAACTGGAGTAGTTACGCTTACAGTAGTTCCGGTGTTGCTCAATCTGCTCCTGAAGCATTCCAGAATCGATTAAACCAAATGCAAATCGTTCTGCAAAATCAGGATAACCAGGAACATGATCTACTCGATTCCGACGATTACTATCAATTTCAAGGTGGATTAACCGCAGCCGTTCGCTCGACTCAAGGCAAAAATCCCACGACTTACTTTGGTGATCATTCCCTGCCTGAAAATCCGAAGATCCGATCGCTCAAACAACAAATTGCGCGAGTGTATCGATCGCGGGTGATTAACCCTAAATGGATTGCAGGCGCGATGCGACACGGTTATAAAGGCGCATTTGAACTGGCGGCGACGATCGACTTCCTCTTCGCTTACGATGCCACGGCTCAATGCGTTGAAGACTATATGTATCAAGGGGTTGCCGAAGCGTATCTATTCGATTCGACTGTACAGAATTTTATTCAATCTAAAAATCCTTGGGCACTGCGAGATATGGCAGAACGATTGCTCGAAGCCAATCAGCGCGGATTTTGGCAACAAGCCAACGAGAAAACCCTAGAGCAACTAAGAGAGATCGTGCTTGAAGCAGAAGGCGTGATCGAAGGACAAATTTCCTAA
- a CDS encoding CHASE2 domain-containing protein, whose product MSKPFTRPLGFCRKVSTKLRRSAKIWLPASVIAGCVIGLRFTGALQSWELGSLDIFFRLRPLEAVDDRIVIVGIREEELQRYKWPLGDRTLARLLETIQSAKPRAVGLDIYRDVRVDDGHAELLTTFRAMPNLIGIQQMPDSSGRGVAPPPVLEELKQVGFNNVIYDADRKIRRSLLYWFDADKRKHRSFAMQLALLYLKQKGIQEEGAKLDRRQLQLGQAVFQRFQSSDGVYANADAGGYQILANFRGGAGRFRTVWMQDILEGKVPAEKLRDRIVLIGSFAPSLKDFSATSYSGSINRPPEDVAGVEIQANIISQILSETLDGRTQLKSWSEPIDAIWIWVWSIVGISVSWHLRLPQRNLIAVFVIGSGLVAICYGLFLAGWIVPLIPAGIVLSASTAAVIAAIAHSEEELKRSKEFLHSIIQSIPDPVFVKDQQHRWIVLNEAYSKLLGKPISEMIEKSDYEVFPEHEAEVFWQQDDLVFKHGNEIEHEEEFTNAHGITYKIATKRSLHKDAAGNFFLVGVIRDITQRKTIEAQLRQTAEELSQSNAQLRLSQERLNYIANHDVLTGLPNRALLYDRISQALGIARSSDQILALMFIDLDGFKQINDRLGHPIGDLLLQAVAKRLTGCLRTSDTVARLGGDEFVVLLPTIPGVQDVAQVGRKILNTLSQAFAISGETLSVTASIGIALFPNHSDRLEALIELADKAMYEAKKTGKGRFAFANPLPVENSNVSDRD is encoded by the coding sequence ATGAGTAAACCTTTCACGCGACCACTCGGATTTTGCAGAAAAGTCTCAACTAAGCTGCGACGGAGCGCCAAAATTTGGCTTCCCGCCTCTGTTATTGCAGGCTGCGTGATTGGACTCCGATTCACAGGCGCGCTCCAATCCTGGGAACTCGGCAGTCTCGACATCTTCTTTCGGTTGCGTCCGCTTGAAGCCGTAGACGATCGCATCGTCATTGTCGGCATTCGCGAAGAAGAGTTGCAGCGCTACAAATGGCCGCTGGGCGATCGCACGCTGGCAAGACTGCTGGAAACCATTCAGTCTGCAAAGCCCCGTGCGGTCGGGCTAGATATCTATCGTGATGTCCGAGTTGATGATGGACACGCCGAACTGTTGACTACCTTTAGAGCGATGCCGAACCTGATTGGAATTCAGCAGATGCCCGATTCATCAGGACGAGGGGTTGCACCTCCGCCCGTACTGGAGGAGCTAAAACAGGTCGGTTTTAACAATGTGATCTATGATGCCGATCGCAAAATTCGGCGGTCGCTGCTGTACTGGTTTGATGCCGACAAGCGCAAGCATCGCAGCTTTGCAATGCAGTTGGCGCTGCTGTATCTCAAACAAAAGGGCATTCAAGAAGAAGGCGCAAAGCTCGATCGTAGACAGTTGCAGCTTGGACAGGCAGTATTTCAACGCTTTCAGTCTAGCGATGGCGTTTATGCGAATGCCGATGCAGGCGGGTATCAGATTTTGGCAAACTTCCGGGGTGGGGCGGGACGCTTTCGCACCGTTTGGATGCAGGACATTCTAGAAGGTAAGGTTCCGGCTGAGAAACTGCGCGATCGCATTGTGTTAATTGGTTCATTTGCCCCCAGCCTGAAGGATTTTTCCGCGACCTCGTATTCTGGCAGCATCAATCGTCCCCCGGAAGACGTGGCAGGAGTGGAGATTCAGGCGAATATTATTAGCCAGATTTTGAGTGAAACACTGGATGGGCGAACGCAGCTTAAATCCTGGAGTGAGCCGATCGATGCGATTTGGATCTGGGTCTGGTCGATCGTGGGTATCAGCGTGAGTTGGCATCTGCGGCTTCCTCAGCGAAATTTGATCGCTGTGTTTGTGATCGGTAGCGGCTTGGTTGCAATTTGCTACGGCTTATTTCTGGCGGGCTGGATTGTGCCATTAATCCCGGCAGGCATCGTACTGTCCGCTTCAACTGCTGCGGTGATTGCTGCGATCGCGCATTCTGAAGAAGAATTGAAGCGATCGAAGGAATTTTTACATTCGATTATTCAGTCGATTCCTGATCCGGTCTTTGTGAAAGATCAGCAGCATCGCTGGATTGTGCTGAACGAGGCTTACTCGAAACTGCTCGGAAAGCCGATCTCCGAGATGATTGAAAAGTCAGATTATGAAGTCTTTCCCGAACATGAAGCGGAAGTCTTTTGGCAGCAAGATGATCTAGTTTTCAAACATGGGAATGAAATAGAACACGAAGAAGAATTCACCAATGCGCACGGTATCACCTATAAAATTGCTACAAAACGATCGCTGCATAAAGATGCAGCGGGCAATTTTTTCTTAGTGGGCGTGATTCGAGATATCACACAGCGAAAAACGATCGAAGCTCAACTCAGACAAACCGCAGAAGAATTGTCTCAGTCGAACGCGCAACTCCGCTTAAGTCAAGAGCGATTAAACTATATTGCAAATCACGACGTATTAACCGGATTACCCAATCGTGCATTGCTTTACGATCGCATTAGTCAAGCTTTGGGGATTGCAAGATCAAGCGATCAAATTCTGGCATTGATGTTCATTGATTTAGATGGATTTAAACAGATTAATGATCGATTAGGTCATCCGATCGGCGATCTATTGTTGCAAGCAGTTGCGAAACGATTGACCGGATGTTTAAGAACGAGTGACACGGTTGCGCGATTGGGCGGAGATGAGTTTGTGGTGCTACTGCCCACGATTCCAGGGGTACAGGATGTCGCACAAGTTGGACGCAAAATTCTCAATACCTTATCGCAAGCCTTTGCGATTTCGGGAGAAACATTATCCGTTACGGCAAGCATTGGGATTGCCTTGTTTCCCAATCACAGCGATCGCTTAGAAGCCCTGATTGAACTGGCAGACAAGGCCATGTATGAGGCAAAAAAAACCGGAAAAGGTCGATTTGCATTTGCCAATCCGCTTCCGGTTGAAAATTCAAATGTGAGTGATCGTGATTAG
- a CDS encoding CoA-acylating methylmalonate-semialdehyde dehydrogenase, translated as MTQSSPIVQNYINGEWSTPTAETYLEVINPATIEVLSKVPLSPASEVDRAATAAQTAFPAWRRTPATERVQYLFKLKALLEAHFEDIAQTITLECGKTIAESKGEMRRAIENVEVACGIPILMQGYNSEDIARGIDEHMIRQPLGVTAIITPFNFPGMIPFWFMPYAIACGNTCIIKPSERVPLTMQKIFNLIEQTGLPKGVINLVNGAKEVVDALLDHPNIRAISFVGSSPVAKYVYSRAAANGKRSQCQGGAKNPVIVLPDADITMTTKIMADSAFGCAGQRCLAASIAITVGSAKTTFTDAIAQAATTRQVGFGLDTGVQMGPVITDQSKTRIETIINQAETEGANILVDGRSPRISGYENGYFVRPTILQNIDPTGKIAQTEIFGPVLSLIHLDSIDDAIALINRSQYGNMASLFTSSGAAARKFRYEAEAGNIGINIGVAAPMAFFPFSGWKESFFGDLHGQGWQAIEFFTQTKVIVERWQDWTRQF; from the coding sequence ATGACGCAATCTTCTCCGATCGTTCAAAACTACATCAATGGTGAATGGTCTACACCGACTGCCGAAACCTATCTAGAAGTGATCAATCCCGCCACGATCGAAGTCCTCAGCAAAGTTCCTCTCTCTCCCGCAAGCGAAGTCGATCGCGCTGCCACCGCCGCTCAAACTGCCTTTCCTGCCTGGAGACGCACCCCCGCGACCGAGCGAGTTCAGTACCTTTTCAAACTCAAAGCACTGCTCGAAGCACACTTTGAAGACATCGCCCAAACCATCACCCTCGAATGCGGTAAAACGATCGCAGAATCCAAAGGCGAAATGCGACGAGCGATCGAAAACGTTGAAGTCGCTTGCGGCATTCCCATTCTGATGCAGGGCTACAACTCCGAAGACATTGCCCGTGGCATTGATGAACACATGATCCGGCAACCTTTGGGAGTCACGGCAATCATTACGCCGTTTAACTTTCCAGGCATGATTCCCTTCTGGTTTATGCCGTATGCGATCGCCTGTGGCAATACCTGCATCATCAAGCCTTCTGAACGGGTTCCGCTGACGATGCAAAAGATTTTCAATCTGATCGAGCAAACAGGCTTACCCAAGGGTGTGATCAATTTAGTCAATGGTGCGAAAGAAGTCGTTGATGCCTTGCTCGATCATCCAAACATTCGAGCCATTAGCTTTGTGGGTTCCAGCCCAGTCGCGAAGTATGTTTACAGCCGCGCCGCCGCAAACGGGAAACGATCGCAGTGTCAAGGGGGTGCCAAAAATCCGGTGATTGTTCTGCCCGATGCAGACATTACTATGACTACGAAAATTATGGCGGATAGCGCTTTTGGCTGTGCGGGTCAGCGCTGTTTAGCCGCCTCGATCGCCATCACCGTCGGCAGTGCCAAAACCACTTTTACGGATGCGATCGCCCAGGCTGCTACCACTCGACAAGTCGGATTCGGGCTCGATACGGGAGTGCAAATGGGCCCTGTCATCACCGATCAAAGCAAAACCCGCATCGAAACAATCATCAATCAAGCTGAAACCGAAGGCGCAAATATTCTAGTCGATGGTCGATCGCCGCGAATTTCCGGCTACGAAAACGGCTACTTTGTGCGCCCAACCATTCTGCAAAACATCGATCCGACCGGGAAAATTGCTCAGACTGAGATTTTTGGCCCGGTGCTGAGTCTGATTCACTTAGACTCGATCGACGACGCGATCGCCCTGATTAATCGCAGTCAGTACGGCAACATGGCATCGCTATTTACCTCAAGCGGAGCCGCCGCCCGCAAATTCCGCTATGAAGCCGAAGCCGGAAACATCGGCATCAATATTGGCGTTGCCGCGCCGATGGCTTTCTTTCCGTTTAGCGGCTGGAAAGAAAGCTTCTTCGGAGATCTCCACGGTCAGGGCTGGCAGGCGATCGAATTTTTCACCCAAACGAAAGTGATTGTCGAACGCTGGCAAGATTGGACGCGGCAATTCTAA
- a CDS encoding acyl-CoA thioesterase yields MPQSPQLPPSDLVPAPISPNWFDYPITVYAHHTDFAGIVWHGSYIAWLEEARIEFLKSRGIDFAQLVEMGCNLPVIDLSIRYHQSLRMGMKAIVRTQLMPIEGVKLPVGYEIRSLDHTVLYVSGRVVLVAVDMEKGKILRRLPPTVQSALAIVR; encoded by the coding sequence GTGCCTCAATCTCCCCAGCTACCCCCTTCGGATCTCGTTCCTGCGCCGATCTCGCCTAATTGGTTTGATTATCCGATCACGGTCTACGCTCACCATACGGATTTTGCCGGGATTGTTTGGCACGGTAGCTATATTGCTTGGCTGGAAGAAGCCCGGATCGAGTTTCTCAAGTCGCGTGGCATTGATTTCGCGCAGTTGGTAGAAATGGGCTGCAATTTGCCTGTGATTGATCTCTCGATTCGCTATCATCAGTCGCTTCGCATGGGGATGAAGGCGATCGTGAGAACGCAATTGATGCCGATCGAGGGTGTCAAGCTTCCGGTTGGGTATGAGATTCGCTCGCTCGATCACACGGTGCTGTACGTCAGTGGTCGGGTGGTGCTGGTTGCGGTGGATATGGAAAAAGGCAAGATTTTAAGACGACTACCGCCAACGGTTCAAAGTGCTTTAGCGATCGTGCGTTAA
- a CDS encoding FHA domain-containing protein, with translation MKQEFYSPDDRYAAFPASVNPPDALAEFWDGLDEENFEDPQSNRNETLTIERDAQATIEPPPGLPDAKPRYIQGVVIGTQAHLVTNLLKQESITLRQSQRVWTIGRNRSAALPLQDRKLSRRHAVILYREGRFYLIDLNSMNGSYVNGVRVQQRQPLHDGDCIYVGSTRFFFFVSVQERVVQALHPEVLERLNNAEVRNGAFIDFSELQEEISFNLNKTD, from the coding sequence ATGAAGCAAGAATTCTACAGCCCTGACGATCGTTACGCTGCGTTTCCGGCATCTGTGAATCCACCGGATGCCTTGGCTGAGTTTTGGGATGGACTCGATGAGGAGAATTTTGAAGACCCGCAGAGCAACAGAAACGAGACATTAACGATCGAGCGCGATGCTCAGGCGACGATCGAGCCACCGCCCGGACTGCCGGATGCGAAGCCCCGCTACATTCAAGGTGTTGTCATCGGGACACAAGCTCATCTTGTGACCAACTTACTAAAACAGGAATCGATCACCCTAAGACAGTCGCAGAGAGTCTGGACGATCGGGCGGAATCGATCAGCAGCGCTACCTCTGCAAGATCGCAAACTATCGCGTCGTCATGCGGTAATTCTGTATCGCGAGGGTCGGTTTTATCTGATCGATCTCAACAGTATGAATGGGTCTTACGTCAATGGTGTTCGGGTTCAACAGCGCCAGCCACTTCACGATGGAGATTGCATCTATGTGGGGAGCACTCGATTTTTCTTTTTTGTGAGTGTTCAAGAACGGGTCGTTCAGGCGCTACATCCTGAAGTGCTGGAGCGGTTAAACAATGCAGAAGTGCGGAATGGTGCATTTATTGACTTTTCGGAACTCCAAGAAGAGATTTCGTTCAATCTGAATAAAACGGATTAG